The DNA region CGGTCTTGCCGTCCCATTCGATGACGCCCTCATCGATGGGGTGCACGCCGGCGATCGTCTTCACCAGCGTGGATTTTCCGGCGCCGTTGTCGCCGACCAGGGCGACCACCTCGCCGGCGTGGACCTCGAGCTCTACGTCGGTGAGCGCCTGGACGGCACCGAACCGCTTCGAGACCCCGCGCAACGCCAGGACAGGCGTAGCGGACACGTTAACCATCTCCTTCGCCGCCTGACCCGGCGGGAGGTTGTGCAGAAGAATTGGGGGAGGGAGGAAGTTTTCCGTCCGGCGCCCCGCCCTAGCTTGCGGGGCTGGTGGTTGCGGGGCGCCGGAGGAGCTTCGAGTACGCGAGCCCCGGACGGGATTCCCTGCGGGAATCAAGCCTCGTACGGGAATCCGATGATGAATTCCCGTACGCGGTAAGGGACTTGCGTTTTGGCTACTTGAGACCGATCTTGTCGCAGGCGGTCTTGAACTTCGCCGTGCAGATCTCGTCGACCGTGTAGATGCCGTCCTTGATGACGGTGTCGTTGATGTTGTCCTTGGTCAGCGACACGACGGGGACGAGCACCGACGGGACGCCCTTGGTGGTCGGGCTGTCGACCGAGTCCTTGGCGATGGAGTCGAGCTTCTCGCCCTTGGCGAGGGCGACGGCCATCTCCGCGGCGACGTCCGCCTCCTGCGGGTAGGGCTTGTAGACGCTCATGTACTGCTCACCCGAGACGATGCGCTGCACACCGGCGAGCTCGGCGTCCTGGCCGGTGACCGGCGGGAGCGGGGAGACGTCCGCGGCCTTCAGGGCCGTGATGATGCCGCCCGCCATGCCGTCGTTGGCGGAGTAGACGCCGACGATGTTGTTCTTGCCGATCGCGGAGATCGCGCCTTCCATGTTGGCGTTGGCGTTCTCCGGCTTCCACTCCTTGGTGTCGTACGACTTCGCGATGGCGACCTTGCCCTCGAGCTCGGACAGCGCGCCCTTCTTGAAGAGGGCGGCGTTCGGGTCGGTGACCGCGCCGTTCATCATGACGATCTTCGCGGAGGGCTTGGCCTTGTCGCCCAGGGCCTCCAGGAGCGCCTTGCCCTGGACGCGGCCGACCTCTTCGTTGTCGAAGGAGGTGTAGGCGTCGATCGGGCCCTCGGCCAGACGGTCGTACGCGACGACGGGGATGCCGGCGTCCTTGGCCTTCTTCACGCCGTTGGCGATGGCCTTGGAGTCCACCGCGTCCACGATCAGCACGTCCACCTTGTTGGTGATCATCGTGTCGACCTGCTGGGACTGCGTGGTGGCGTCCTGCTTGGCGTTGGCGTAGACGATCTCGCCCTTGTTGTTCGTGAGCTCCTTGACCTTCTTCTCGATCAGGGGCTTGTCGAACTTCTCGTACCGAGCGGTCTGGTTCTCCGGAAGGAGGAGGCCGACCTTGATGGCGTCACCCTTGGCCGCGGACTTCGTGCTGTCACCGTCGCCGGCCTCGTCGGCACTGCCACAGGCAGCCAGCGAGACAGCCATCGCACCTGCGGCAACAGCAAAGGCGGCGCGACGCATACGCGTATTCACTTCAGAAACCTCCCTGACGAGGCCGCGACGTTGCGGCCGAGGTGGCTGGAAGTCAACTCGGCCACAAGTGCGACGTCAAGAAGTAAATCCTTAACGAGATGGCAACGGTGCCATCCGTTCTCTAAGTGAAGGCAGGCGTGGCCGTGGTGAGCGAACCGTCCAAAAGGGTTGAATCGCCCATCTCGCTGAGTGCGAGAGCGAGCGCCCCGAGGACCTCCGCCCGGCCGCCAAGTGCCCCTGGCAGAACGGATAGTTGACGTGCCGCACTGGGGATCGCATAGCGGCCGACGGACTCCCTTATGGGCCCGAGCACGAGCTCTCCGGCCTCAGCGAGATCACCGCCGAGAACCACGCGACTCGGGTTGAGCAAGTTGCAGAGATTGGCGACTCCACTGCCGATGTGTCGGCCGACGTCGGCGATCACCCGACGGCAGCCAGGGTCTCCGTCCCTCGCCAGTCGTACGACACCTTCCATGGTCAGGTCCGTGCCGTGGCTGGACTGCAGGAGCGGCAGCACATAGCGTGCCGCCGCGAAGGTCTCCAGGCAGCCCCGGTTGCCGCAGCGACAGACCGGGCCGGACTCGTCAAGAGTAATATGCCCGATTTCTCCCGCTGTGCCACCCGGGCCACGGTAGATCTTGCCGCTGATCACCAGTCCGGCGCCGACACCGCTGGCGACCTTGATGTATGCCAGGTCCCGTACGCCCCGGCCGCTCCCCCAGACGAGTTCGCCGAGGGCTCCCAGGTTGGCGTCGTTGTCGACGTGCACCGGCACACCGAGCCGTCCGCCCATCTCCTCGGCGGGCTTGGTGCCGGTCCAGCCCGGCAGGATGGCGGTGGAGCCGAGCGTCCCGGACTCCACGTCGATCGGCCCCGGCACGCCGAGCCCGACGCCCGCGATCTTCGTACGGTCCACGCCGGTGGCCGCGATCAGGCGGCTGACCAGCTGTTCCGCCCGGTCGAAGCCCTGTGCGGCGGAGGCGTCCACGTCGAGTGGCTCGGACTCCTCGGCGAGGACCTGATGGGCGAGGTTGCCGACCGCGACGCGCAGATGCGTGTGCCCGAAGTCGACGCCGATCACAATGCCGGCATCGCCGCTGAGACTGACGCTGCGCGCCCTCCGGCCGCCCGCCGAGGTGGGCGTGACCTCGACCGTTCCGCCGTCCTTCAGCTCCCGGACGATGTTGGAGACCGTGGCCGCGGACAGGCCCGTGGTCCTCGCGATCTCGGCCTGCGTGAGCGACCCGGCCAGGCGCACCGCGCGTACGACCCGTTCGAGATTGGCTCGGTGCAGCGACGACTGCGACCCCGGAGTCTCCACGACGACCTCCTGCGTACGGGGTCGCCTCAGTGAGACCCCGTCTATGTCCAACTAGTGAACTCTAAGCTGAGCCGTTTGGGTTGCCTCCCGTCAAGAGGTTGAGCAAGAGAGGGGCGCGCCGGCGCCCGCACACACAAGGGTGGCCCCGGCGCCAATCCGGGACCACCCTCGCAAACCGAACCGACGGCCGAACCGTTACTTGAGCGCGCCCGCGGTCAGCCCCTGCACCACCTGGCGCTGGAAGATGATGTACGCGGCCAGCACGGGCAGCATCGCCATCACGAGGCCGGCGAAGAGACCGGACCAGTCACCCTTGTAGCCCTGGCTGACGGCCAGCTGGACGAGGCCCTGGGTGAGAACCTTGTTGTCCGGCTCGGTGTTGAGCACGGTCGGCAGCATGTACTGGTTCCACTGGCCCAGGAAGTTGAAGATGGTGATGCTGATCAGGCCCGGCTTGGCCATCGGCAGCATCACCTGGAAGAACGTCCTGGTGTGCGAGGCGCCGTCCACGAAGGCCGCCTCGGCCACCGAGGTCGGCAGCGTGCGGAAGAAGGCCGTCATGAAGAACACGGTGAACGGCAGTGAGTAGCCGATGTAGACCAGGATCAGTCCGGGCAGCGTGTTCAGCAGCGAGAGGTTCTGCATGACGTAGAACAGCGGGACCAGCGCCAGGATGATCGGGAAGCTCATTCCTCCGATGAAGAGGAAGTAGATGAAGCGGTTCCCGGGGAACTCGAAGCGCGCGAGGACATAGGCCGCCATGGAGCCCAGCAGCATGGTGCCGAGGAGCGAGAACCCCACCACGATGATCGTGTTGAGGAAATAGTCGCTCATGTTCGCTTCGGTCCAGGCGCGCGACCAGTTGTCGAAGTGCAGCGAGTCGGGCAGCGCCCAGGGCGAGCTGAAGATCTCCTTGTCCGTCTTGAACGAGGTCATCACCGCCCAGAGCAGCGGCAGCACGACCATGAACGCCCAGAGGACGAGCATGCCGTGCGAGAAGATGTTGAGGGTCCTGCCCTCGGTGGCCTTCTCCCGCGGCCCGGGCGCCGACGTCGTCTTCATGACGGGCGGCCTCTCCTCGGTGGTGTCGGCGGGAGGCATGTCGGTCGTCTTCACTCGTGGCCTCCTCGCGGCTCGGTCAGCTCGGTCTGCATCAGTACTCCAGCCGCTCGCGCCGGCCCAGCTTCATGACGACGGCCACGAACAGCAGCGTCACGACGAGCAGGGCGACACCGATCGTCGTCGCGTAGGCGGCCTGACCGTCACGGAACGCCTTCTGGTAGACGTACAGCGGCAGGACGGTCGTCGAGTAGTCGGGACCGCCGCCGTTCGGGCCGACGGTCATGATCTGCACGACCGCGAAGGCCTCGGCGCCGAGCGCCAGGATGCCCACATAGGCCCAGCCGGACTGCACGGTGTCCCAGAGAAGCGGCAGGGTGATCTTGAAGAATGTCGTGAGGCGGTTTGCGCCGTCCAGCAGCGCCGCCTCGTAGTAGTCCTTGGGAATGGAGGCCATTCCCGCGGAGAAGAGCACCACGAAGAAACCGACGGTGCACCAGACGAGTACCGCGAAAACGCACCAGAGGGCGAGATCGGGGTCACCGAGCCAGTCGGGCTGGACGCTGTCCAACCCGATCGCCTTCAGGGCGGAGTTGATCGCACCGCTGTTGGGGTTGTAGGCGAACTGGAACAGCAGCGCGACGATGGCGATCGACAGCACCTGCGGAAAGAAGTAGACCACCTTGTAGAAGGCGGAGCCGCGGACACCGGCGATCGCGGCATTCTTTCGGCGCCGTCCGCCGACATTGAGCATGAAGGCGAAGAACAGCGCCATGGTGAGGGTCACCAACGGCAGCAGCACGACCAGCATCACGCTGTGCTGCATCGACTTCCAGAAGACCTCGTCATCGAGCAGTCGCGTGTAGTTCTTGAAGCCCACCATCTTGAACTCGGGGCTCAGACCGCTCCAGTCCGTGAACGAATAGTAGATGGACTGGATGAAGGGCCAGATCACGAAGAGGCCGTAGATGGCCAGGGGGGCCGTCAAGAACCCCACGATGAAACGGTATTTGCCGTGTTGCATTCCTACCGACCCGATCTTCCCGCGGGGGCTGCCGTCGACGCCGCACTTCGAGAGCCGGGGCCCCGGTCACCGCCCGGAGCCCCGGCCTCGCTCACTGGTGCTTGTAGTGCTGGATGTTGTCGTCCTTGGCCGCCTCGTCGGCATAGCCCTGGATCTTCTTGATGGCCTCTGCCGGGGTGAGCCGCCCCGCCATCATCTCGCCGAGGCCGCCGACACCGATCTTCTCCTTCTGCAACGCCACGTACCAGTCTTGGATGCGCGGGTTGACCACGTTGGTGCCCGCCTTCTCCAGGGCCGCGACACCGGACTTCAGACCCGGCGTCAGCTCGATACCGTCGGTGCCGCCGTTGAACGCGGTCAGCGACTTGACGGACGCGGTGAAGTTCTTCGACGAGGCCTCGCTGAGCATGATGCGCAGCTGCTCCATGCCGCCGTCCGTGTTCTTGGCCTTGGCGGGGACGATGAAGGGCTCGCCGCCGGACGCCCAGATGGTGCCGAAGGGCATCTTGTCCGAGCTGTCGATGCCGCTGGGCGCGTTCACCGCGAGGTCGAAGTCCTTCGGCATGGTCTTCGCCGCCTCGTTCTCCACCCAGGAGCCGTTCGGGATGAAGAGCGCCTTGCCCTCGGTCCAGGCCGTCTGGGACTGGATGTGGTCGAGGCCCGGCGTGCCCTTGAGGATGTAGCCCTTCTTGTAGAGCTCGTAGTACGCCTCGAAGCAGGTCTTGACCGCGGGGTGCTTCCAGGCGTTCGGCTCCAGGTTGTCGATGGCGTCGAGGACCTCGACGCCCCCGACCTTGGCGATCATCGGGTAGAGCGAGAAGGGGATGTAGTACGGGTGCTTGCCCGCGTACGTCCAGCCCGCGATGCCCTGCTTCTTCGCCTTGGCACAGACCGCGAGCATGTCGTCCCAGGTCTCCGGGTACGTGGCGTCGAGAGACTCCAGCGCCTTCTGGGAGTACCACACGCCGTAGACGGTGTACGCGTAGTACATGATCCAGACCGGGTCGCCGTCGAACTGGCCCATCTCGACGATGCCGGGGCGCAGGGTGTCCCGTACCTTCTTGGCCGGGTCGTCGACGGACGGCGCGTCCAGCAGCGGGGTGAGGTCCGAGAGCTGCTTCTTGCCCACGAGGACGCCCATGTCCATCTGCTCGGCACCCGAGTTGTCGATCAGGTCCGGCGGAGTTCCCTGGTTGAAGCGCGGCTGCAGGACCGACTGGATCTTCTGCGTCGAGGAGAACTTGACTTTGGCCTTGGGGAAATTCTTCTCGTAGATCGCCTTGGCGTCCTCGGCGTACTTCGTGCCGAAACCACCGTCGAAGATGACGATCTCCAGCGGCGCGCTCTCATTGACGGCGAGGGGGTTCTCCTTGGTCTTCTTGCCCTTGTCGACCTTTTCCTCGCTGCCGCTGTCACCGCTGGCACAGGCCGACAGGAAACTCATCGTGGGTACGGAAATCAGGCCGAGCGCAGCGGTCCGCTTGATCAGATCGCGGCGGCCGACGCCCTCACGGTTGTTGTGGGCGGAAGTGGATCCCATGCTCAAGTCCTCGCCTTCATCAGGACTCAGGCGGTGAACCGGACCCTCCCCGGCACCGCGGTCTGTACTGCATTACCCGGGGGTCAACCCCCGGACCCCCGGCGGGAAAAGCAGGTCGGACGGCTTGCCCGGCGCTTTCCGCGGGGGGACGTAGAGCTGGATCGTGCGTGGAATACCGGGATCGGCGGGAATACGCGGCAGTCGCTGATCGCCACGCCCCCTTCTTCTCCCTGGCCTGTGCCTGTCCGCGGCCCGTCGAACGACTGGGCGGACGCCGACAGGTATAGTCCACTTCCCGCCAGCGGAGCAAGATCGAATGCACAGTTGGCCGACACTCTTTCCCGAAGTGAGACCTCGCGGAAATATCAGCTGCCCGCAGCCTCCGCCGCACAGCGGGTGATCAGGGAACGATCAGCGGTCGAACAGGAAGCCGACAGGTGAGCCCGTGGATGGGCCATCGGGCCGACTGTCGTCATTACCCCCGTACGCCACGTTCAACACCCTTGACATCACTGACCACTTGACTCCCTACTGGACCTGCGCAGCGAATTTGACAACGTTGTCCAGGCGCACGTGACAGGGAGGGTGCTGGCGCATGCACCACAGATCTCGGCAAGGGTCTCCGCACAGATCTCGGATCAGGGCACGGCACGGATGGGGTTCCACGGCGGTGCTCGGAGCGACCGCCTTCGCGCTGGTGGTGGCCTCGCAGGGCGCCGCGGTCGCCCGTCCGGCCGAAGCCGCGGCCGCGGACCGGGAGTTCGGTTCCTCCTTCGAGGCGGGTGAACCAGCACCCGACTGGCTGAATACAGTCGACACCGCGCCCGATGGTTCGAAGCGTTCGTCGGGTGTCGACGGCGGCTTCAGCACCGGCATTCCCGGCAATGTGACCGAGCACGTCACGGACGTCGGCGCGAGCGGCGAGAACGCGGGCTCGGGCGAGGTGAAGGAGAACCTCGTCGACGTCGAGCCCGGCACCAAATGGCTGACCTTCGCGCCCACCGGCTGGGTGGAGTTCGAGCTGGACGCCCCGGTCAAGCTGGTCACGTACGCGCTCACGTCGGCCAACGACCACGACGAGCGCGACCCTGTCGACTGGACCTTCCAGGGGTCCACGGACGGCAAGGACTGGAAGACCCTCGACACCCGCACCGGCGAGTCCTTCGGCGAGCGCTTCCAGACGAAGTCGTACGACCTCGCCGAGCCCGCGGAGTACCAGCACTTCCGGCTCGACATCACCAGGAACAACGGCGCTTCGGACGCCCTGCAACTCGCCGACGTGCAGTTCTCGACGGGCGGCGGCGAGGAGCCGACACCCAAGGACATGCTCTCGCTGGTGGACCGCGGCCCGAGCGGCTCCCCGACCGCGAAGTCCGGCGCGGGCTTCACGGGCAAGAAGGCCCTCCGGTACGCGGGCACGCACAAGGCCGACGGCCGCGCCTATTCGTACAACAAGGTCTTCGACGTGAACGTGGCCGTGGGCCGCGACACCGAGCTGGCCTACCGGGTCTTCCCGTCCATGGCGGACGGCGACCGGGACTACGACGCCACGAACGTCTCGGTGGACCTGGCCTTCACGGACGGCACCCATCTGAGCGACCTGCGCGCCCAGGACCAGCACGGGTTCCCGCTGACGCCTCAGGGACAGGGCGCGTCGAAGGTCCTGTACGTCAACCAGTGGAACAACGTCGTCTCCCGGATCGGCTCGGTCGCGGCCGGCCGTACGGTCGACCGGATCCTGGTCGCGTACGACTCCCCGAAGGGGCCCGCGAAGTTCCGCGGCTGGCTGGACGACGTGAACCTGAGCGTGCAGAAGCCCGAGAAGCCCAAGGCACATCTCTCGGACTACGCGTCCACCACGCGCGGCACCAACTCCAGCGGCGGCTTCTCGCGCGGCAACAACTTCCCGGCGACGGCCGTGCCGCACGGCTTCAACTTCTGGACGCCGGTGACGAACGCCGGTTCACTCAGCTGGCTCTACGACTACGCGCGGGCGAACAACGCGGACAATCTGCCGACGATACAGGCGTTCAGCGCGAGTCATGAGCCGAGCCCCTGGATGGGCGACCGGCAGACCTTCCAGGTGATGCCGTCGGCCGCGTCCGGCACCCCGGAGACGGGCCGCACCGCCCGCGCGCTGCCCTTCAAGCACGAGAACGAGACGGCACGCCCGTACTACTACGGGGTGCGGTTCGAGAACGGGCTGAAGACGGAGATGGCGCCGACTGACCACGCGGCGGCCATGCGCTTCACCTACCCCGGCGACGACACGAGCGTTATCTTCGACAACGTCACCGACCAGGCGGGCCTGACCCTCGACAAGGAGAACGGGACCTTCACGGGCTACTCGGACGTGAAGTCCGGCCTGTCGACGGGCGCGACCCGCCTCTTCGTGTACGGGGTCTTCGACGCGGAGGTCACCGAGGGCGGCTCCTCCGGTGTGAAGGGCCATCTGCGGTTCAAGGCGGGCGAGGACCGCACGGTCACGCTCCGCCTGGCCACCTCCCTGATCAGCATCGACCAGGCCAAGGACAACCTCCGTCAGGAGATCCCCGACGGCACGTCCTTCGACGCGGTCAAGTCGCGCGCCCAGAAGCAGTGGGACAAGATCCTCGGCAAGGTCGAGGTCGAGGGCGCGACACCGGACCAGCTGACGACCCTGTACTCCAGCCTCTACCGGCTGTACCTGTACCCCAACTCCGGCTTCGAGAAGGTCGGTTCGAAGTACCAGTACGCCTCGCCGTTCTCGCCGATGCCCGGCCCGGACACCCCGACGCACACCGGCGCGAAGATCGTCGACGGCAAGGTGTACGTCAACAACGGCTTCTGGGACACGTATCGGACGACCTGGCCGGCCTACTCGCTCCTGACGCCCGGTCAGGCGGGTGAGATGGTCGACGGGTTCGTGCAGCAGTACAAGGACGGCGGCTGGACCTCGCGCTGGTCCTCGCCCGGTTACGCGGACCTGATGACCGGCACCTCGTCGGACGTGGCGTTCGCGGACGCGTACGTGAAGGGGGTCGACTTCGACGCGAAGTCGGCGTACGACGCGGCGGTCAAGAACGCCACCGTCGTGCCGCCCTCCTCGGGCGTGGGCCGCAAGGGCATGGCGACCTCGCCGTTCCTCGGCTACACGAGCACCGACACGCACGAGGGTCTGTCGTGGGCGCTTGAGGGCTACCTCAACGACTACGGCATCTCGAAGATGGGCCAGGCCCTCTACGAGAAGACGGGCGAGAAGCGCTACAAGGAGG from Streptomyces sp. NBC_00258 includes:
- a CDS encoding substrate-binding domain-containing protein — encoded protein: MRRAAFAVAAGAMAVSLAACGSADEAGDGDSTKSAAKGDAIKVGLLLPENQTARYEKFDKPLIEKKVKELTNNKGEIVYANAKQDATTQSQQVDTMITNKVDVLIVDAVDSKAIANGVKKAKDAGIPVVAYDRLAEGPIDAYTSFDNEEVGRVQGKALLEALGDKAKPSAKIVMMNGAVTDPNAALFKKGALSELEGKVAIAKSYDTKEWKPENANANMEGAISAIGKNNIVGVYSANDGMAGGIITALKAADVSPLPPVTGQDAELAGVQRIVSGEQYMSVYKPYPQEADVAAEMAVALAKGEKLDSIAKDSVDSPTTKGVPSVLVPVVSLTKDNINDTVIKDGIYTVDEICTAKFKTACDKIGLK
- a CDS encoding ROK family transcriptional regulator, which translates into the protein METPGSQSSLHRANLERVVRAVRLAGSLTQAEIARTTGLSAATVSNIVRELKDGGTVEVTPTSAGGRRARSVSLSGDAGIVIGVDFGHTHLRVAVGNLAHQVLAEESEPLDVDASAAQGFDRAEQLVSRLIAATGVDRTKIAGVGLGVPGPIDVESGTLGSTAILPGWTGTKPAEEMGGRLGVPVHVDNDANLGALGELVWGSGRGVRDLAYIKVASGVGAGLVISGKIYRGPGGTAGEIGHITLDESGPVCRCGNRGCLETFAAARYVLPLLQSSHGTDLTMEGVVRLARDGDPGCRRVIADVGRHIGSGVANLCNLLNPSRVVLGGDLAEAGELVLGPIRESVGRYAIPSAARQLSVLPGALGGRAEVLGALALALSEMGDSTLLDGSLTTATPAFT
- a CDS encoding carbohydrate ABC transporter permease, yielding MPPADTTEERPPVMKTTSAPGPREKATEGRTLNIFSHGMLVLWAFMVVLPLLWAVMTSFKTDKEIFSSPWALPDSLHFDNWSRAWTEANMSDYFLNTIIVVGFSLLGTMLLGSMAAYVLARFEFPGNRFIYFLFIGGMSFPIILALVPLFYVMQNLSLLNTLPGLILVYIGYSLPFTVFFMTAFFRTLPTSVAEAAFVDGASHTRTFFQVMLPMAKPGLISITIFNFLGQWNQYMLPTVLNTEPDNKVLTQGLVQLAVSQGYKGDWSGLFAGLVMAMLPVLAAYIIFQRQVVQGLTAGALK
- a CDS encoding carbohydrate ABC transporter permease, with amino-acid sequence MQHGKYRFIVGFLTAPLAIYGLFVIWPFIQSIYYSFTDWSGLSPEFKMVGFKNYTRLLDDEVFWKSMQHSVMLVVLLPLVTLTMALFFAFMLNVGGRRRKNAAIAGVRGSAFYKVVYFFPQVLSIAIVALLFQFAYNPNSGAINSALKAIGLDSVQPDWLGDPDLALWCVFAVLVWCTVGFFVVLFSAGMASIPKDYYEAALLDGANRLTTFFKITLPLLWDTVQSGWAYVGILALGAEAFAVVQIMTVGPNGGGPDYSTTVLPLYVYQKAFRDGQAAYATTIGVALLVVTLLFVAVVMKLGRRERLEY
- the ngcE gene encoding N-acetylglucosamine/diacetylchitobiose ABC transporter substrate-binding protein codes for the protein MGSTSAHNNREGVGRRDLIKRTAALGLISVPTMSFLSACASGDSGSEEKVDKGKKTKENPLAVNESAPLEIVIFDGGFGTKYAEDAKAIYEKNFPKAKVKFSSTQKIQSVLQPRFNQGTPPDLIDNSGAEQMDMGVLVGKKQLSDLTPLLDAPSVDDPAKKVRDTLRPGIVEMGQFDGDPVWIMYYAYTVYGVWYSQKALESLDATYPETWDDMLAVCAKAKKQGIAGWTYAGKHPYYIPFSLYPMIAKVGGVEVLDAIDNLEPNAWKHPAVKTCFEAYYELYKKGYILKGTPGLDHIQSQTAWTEGKALFIPNGSWVENEAAKTMPKDFDLAVNAPSGIDSSDKMPFGTIWASGGEPFIVPAKAKNTDGGMEQLRIMLSEASSKNFTASVKSLTAFNGGTDGIELTPGLKSGVAALEKAGTNVVNPRIQDWYVALQKEKIGVGGLGEMMAGRLTPAEAIKKIQGYADEAAKDDNIQHYKHQ
- a CDS encoding GH92 family glycosyl hydrolase, with amino-acid sequence MHHRSRQGSPHRSRIRARHGWGSTAVLGATAFALVVASQGAAVARPAEAAAADREFGSSFEAGEPAPDWLNTVDTAPDGSKRSSGVDGGFSTGIPGNVTEHVTDVGASGENAGSGEVKENLVDVEPGTKWLTFAPTGWVEFELDAPVKLVTYALTSANDHDERDPVDWTFQGSTDGKDWKTLDTRTGESFGERFQTKSYDLAEPAEYQHFRLDITRNNGASDALQLADVQFSTGGGEEPTPKDMLSLVDRGPSGSPTAKSGAGFTGKKALRYAGTHKADGRAYSYNKVFDVNVAVGRDTELAYRVFPSMADGDRDYDATNVSVDLAFTDGTHLSDLRAQDQHGFPLTPQGQGASKVLYVNQWNNVVSRIGSVAAGRTVDRILVAYDSPKGPAKFRGWLDDVNLSVQKPEKPKAHLSDYASTTRGTNSSGGFSRGNNFPATAVPHGFNFWTPVTNAGSLSWLYDYARANNADNLPTIQAFSASHEPSPWMGDRQTFQVMPSAASGTPETGRTARALPFKHENETARPYYYGVRFENGLKTEMAPTDHAAAMRFTYPGDDTSVIFDNVTDQAGLTLDKENGTFTGYSDVKSGLSTGATRLFVYGVFDAEVTEGGSSGVKGHLRFKAGEDRTVTLRLATSLISIDQAKDNLRQEIPDGTSFDAVKSRAQKQWDKILGKVEVEGATPDQLTTLYSSLYRLYLYPNSGFEKVGSKYQYASPFSPMPGPDTPTHTGAKIVDGKVYVNNGFWDTYRTTWPAYSLLTPGQAGEMVDGFVQQYKDGGWTSRWSSPGYADLMTGTSSDVAFADAYVKGVDFDAKSAYDAAVKNATVVPPSSGVGRKGMATSPFLGYTSTDTHEGLSWALEGYLNDYGISKMGQALYEKTGEKRYKEEAEYFLNRAQDYVNLFDDKAGFFQGRDQKGDWRVESSKFDPRVWGYDYTETNGWGYAFTAPQDSRGLANLYGGRSGLAEKLDTYFATPETASPEFVGSYGGVIHEMTEARDVRMGMYGHSNQVAHHVNYMYNAASQPWKTQKNVREVLSRLYTGSEIGQGYHGDEDNGEQSAWFLFSSLGFYPLVMGSGEYAVGSPLFTKTTVHLENGKKLVVKAPKNSAKNVYVQGLKVNGKAWTKTSLPHSIISRGGVLEFDMGSKPSSWGTGKNAAPVSIAQDDKVPSPRSDVIEGEGELFDNTSATNATVESVDLPTADRAKAVQYTLTSAERSKAPQGWVLQGSSDGTTWKDLDKRSGQSFTWDRQTRAFSVKAPGAYTEYRLVLDGEATLAEVELLS